In one window of Candidatus Schekmanbacteria bacterium DNA:
- a CDS encoding iron-sulfur protein has protein sequence MKIIGILGSPRGTKHYTGTLLTEVLNSAKDSGAETEVFLLNDDTIKTCKGCLEICHTKGGKCHQEDNFPIMEKAMLEADGIILATPNYIFNVSAHMKAFLDRCAFLIHCQQLNGKYAASIVTSGGSDPEVVERYLEDVSLHCFGFRYVGSVSAVELQLTEPEERKSVMKSASQLGIRIANAIKNKETFPEQEEEISQTYEIYKYMTMMLKERWPSAWEYWNSI, from the coding sequence ATGAAGATAATCGGTATCTTGGGAAGCCCGAGAGGTACAAAACATTACACAGGGACATTATTGACTGAAGTGTTGAATTCTGCAAAGGATTCGGGAGCTGAGACAGAAGTTTTTCTGTTGAATGATGATACGATAAAGACTTGTAAGGGGTGCCTTGAGATATGTCACACAAAAGGCGGCAAGTGTCATCAGGAAGATAATTTTCCTATTATGGAGAAGGCAATGCTCGAAGCCGATGGAATAATACTTGCTACACCCAATTATATCTTCAATGTTTCTGCCCATATGAAGGCCTTTCTTGACCGCTGTGCATTTCTGATTCACTGTCAGCAATTAAATGGAAAATATGCCGCATCCATAGTTACATCAGGAGGTTCAGACCCGGAGGTGGTGGAAAGATATCTTGAGGATGTGAGTCTCCATTGTTTCGGTTTCAGATATGTGGGAAGTGTTTCAGCAGTTGAGTTACAGCTTACCGAGCCTGAAGAAAGAAAATCCGTTATGAAATCAGCTTCGCAACTAGGTATACGCATAGCAAATGCTATAAAAAACAAAGAGACTTTCCCTGAACAGGAGGAGGAAATAAGCCAGACTTACGAGATATACAAATATATGACAATGATGCTCAAAGAGAGATGGCCTTCAGCTTGGGAGTACTGGAATTCAATCTGA